In Dryobates pubescens isolate bDryPub1 chromosome 19, bDryPub1.pri, whole genome shotgun sequence, the sequence ggggcggtcgttgcccacagcctggggctgcgtCCTGGCCGCTGGAGGCTGCCCCTTGTGTATCACAAggcagggaaggctctggaggctTTGGTGCTGTGCGCTGGAGCTCTCTGTtcagcaccttgagtcctgtgtccaggtctgggcccctcaggttaagaaggacattgagagacttgaaggtgtccagagaagggcaacgaggctggggagaggccttgagcacagccctgggaggagaggctgagggagctggggttggagcctggagaagaggaggctcaggggagacctcattgctctctacagctccctgcagggaggttgcagccaggtgggggttggtctcttctcccaggcccccagccccagaacaagaggacacagtctcaagctgtgccaggggaggtttgggctgggggtgaggaggaaattcttcccagcaagagagattggccctggggatgtgctgcccagcggGGTGgtggagtggtggagtccccagccctgagggttggatgtggcccttggagccatggctgagtGGTCAGCAGGggttgggtgctgggttggactggatgagctctgagctcttttccaagctggttgattctgtgatccttcatCCATTGAAGCTGAATAACCTCTGCAGTAGTGTCTCAGGCCCCTTCCTCGCCCTGTTTGGGGCAGGGTTGTTCCTCAAGGCCTGTTAGAAGTGTGTGAAGGGCAGATAAGGCCTCTGCCCCCGCAGCCAGCATGGGGCCAGccatgcagcctcctgcctggcgtggtggggatgctgctggtgTGCTGGAGGTGGACTCCTTGGCTCCTCAGTGAGCCCTGGCCAGCCAAGCCCTGGGGCCGTGGAGCCTGCCTGGTCCTGGCAGTCtggagctgggggtcaggagaagggatcctgcccctgggctctgctcagccctcccctccagctctgcctccagatctgctgtccccagcagcaggaggccacagagctgtggagggaggccaggggaggccacagagatgctgccagggctggagcagctctgctgggagcacaggctgagggagctggggctgtgcagcctggggaggagaaggctccagggggaccccagagctgctgccaggatcccccaggaaggctgcagggggacttctgctgctgcccaaagtgctgggggcagttgtCCTTAATGTCCTTCCTATTGAGTGCAGcttcagcaggtttgcagatggcagcaggctgtgaggcTCTGATGGCTCAGCCAAGGTCAGCTGCAGGAGATCCAGCaaaggccaagtgctgagtgctgcacctgggccacagcaaccccaggcagtgctgcaggctgggggcagagtggctgagagctgctgtgtggagaaggacctgggggggtgGTTGAGGGCTGGCTgaagctgagccagcagtgtgcccagatggccagagcaggagcacagcacccagcccagggggcacagggacacatccagacagggctgggaaggctccagagcaggagactccacaacctctctgggcagcctgctccaggcctctggcagcctcccagccaagaagttcttcctcctgctgagctggaagctcctgggctgcagtttccagcccttggctcttgtgctgccccagggcacagtgagcagaggctgtccctggccctcccttcctgccccccagccctcagctcttgatggccattgctcagctccctctcagccttctcctctgcagcctgcacccccccagggctctcagcctgtcctgcccaggcagtgctgcagtcccttcagcagccttgcagccctgccttggcctctctgcagcagctccctgtccctctggagctggggagcccagagctggaggcaggattccagctgtggcctccccagggcagagcagatgaaGCCAAGTCAGTGCCCTGTGGTTAGGGCACAGGCCATAGAatcccctgctgcccttggctctcatcctttctccttctctctctctctgccctgacctcttcctccctctgcagGCTCGGTGCAGCTGTGGCCATGGGCGAGTACGGCGTGGTGCCCGGCCAGCGCGTGGCCATCCTCTGGGACAGCTCCTCCCCAGTGGAAGCTCTGAAGGCCTTGGTGGATAAAGtccaggctgtggtgggagcTGAAAACAAAGTCTGTGTGGAGAATGTCAACCAGCTCCTCCAGTGTGAGCATCAGCCTCGGGTCCCATCTTGtgcttgagggctgggggggggtctgtCCTGCGAGCTGGCACCTCGgtggtgtggagctgctggaaggggtccaggggaggccacagagatgctcagagggctgcagaacctctgccctggggccaggctgggagggttggggctgtgcagcctgcagcagagaaggctgcaggcagagctgagagctgcagctgcagagctgcagggcagctgcaggcaggctggggagggactgctgagaaggggctgtggggtaggcccaggggcaatggtttggagctggagcagggcagagttaggttggagctgaggaggaagctgtgcagagggaggctggggagagcctggcccaggctgcccagggaggtggtggaggctccatccctgcagcccttccagctcagcctggctgtgtccctgggcagcctgctgcagctggagctggccctgctgcctgcaggccttGGCCAGgaggcccttggaggctccctcccaccctgatgcattctgtgaaggTCCTGGGCTGTAAGTccatcccagccccatccctggaggtgttgaagtccaggctggagctggctgggagctggccggggcaggggcttggagctggctgagccttgagctccctgccGGCGCTGTGCGCTCCGCGTTGTGTGCAGCGTCTGCTGTGtccccgcagcagcagcaggggggaggagggagggagggagggctgaagcaggctctgtgtgtgtgtgtgtgcaggactGACTCCTGTCGCTCTGCCTCGCAGCACGCCACGGGGAGTCCAGCTTCGACGTGGTGCTGTCGGGGCTGGTGCCGGGCGGCGCCGCGCAGCACAGCGCCCCGCTGCTGGCCGAGGTGGCTCGGGTCCTGCGCCCGGggggcagagtgctgctgcgGGAGCCTGTGCTGGCCGGGGCAGGTGAGGCAGCTGCGGCCGGGCCgctgcggggcagggcagggcagggccagccgcggagctggggagaggcctcggaGATGGTCCAGCCCCAGCCGCTCGCCCGGTGCcgaccctgctgctgagcccccccctccccgcccccccttatcccagcctcctccccgTCCCCCCCTTatcccagcctcctccccgTCCCCCCCTTatcccagcctcctccccgTCCCCCCCTTatcccagcctcctccccgTCCCCCCCTTatcccagcctcctccccgccccccccttaccccagcctcctccccgccccccccttatcccagcctcctccccgccccccccttatcccagcctcctccccgccccccccttatcccagcctcctccccgccccccccttatcccagcctcctccccgcccccccttatcccagcctcctccccgccccccccttaTCCCCgcctcctccccgccccccccttaTCCCcgcctcctccccatcccctcctccccgccccccccttatcccctcctccccgccccccccttatcccctcctccccgcccccccccttatcccctcctccccgccccccccttatcccctcctccccgccccccccttatcccctcctccccgccccccccttatcccctcctccccacccccccctccccgccccctcccatcctcccctcccagccccctcccactcactccagtctcttctcaaggggctgtggagggcagggaggtctcctcccagccttctctcctctagactgaaccaccccaggtccctcagctgctcctcccaggctgTGTTTAAGACCTTTCCCCATCctggttgcccttccctggggcagctcagggggcagaaggctcagggctggatttgaaggggaaagcagagccccTGCCTTGGAACAGCACCCAAGGGGCTGCCCCCAAGCTGATTGCCCTCTCTTCCTGTCCTGCACCCATCCcttgctggcacagggaggtggtccAGGGTGGAGGTGGGAAACAAGAAGCCCCTTGCTAAGCAGGTGGCAGTGTGCTGGTGGTGGTTcaggggcacagcctgcagtgctgaagctgggggtggaaggggcAGCAGAAAGGGTTTTGGCTTCTCCACGCTGCCCTCTGAAGCTCCAAAccctcccaggtctctcagtttattcttcctgcctTTGTGTCTTCCAGCCAACAACAGCAGCTTGaagacagcagccaggctgcccacagctctgACCCtctctgggctggtggaggtgaagGAGGTGAGTGTGGCCCCAgggcctgcaggcacagctggagccccctGGGGCCTTGCTGGGTCACAGCCCAGTTTGCTTCTCCTCCTtcgctgggggctgcctgcacccccagagctgcagcagcagtggggggctagggggggggcagggtggaACAGAGCACTGCCTGTGCTCACTGGAGGGCTGGAATGAGGCcttctgcctggggctgagctgctgcctcaccctgcagctgcagagggaagccCTGAGCCCCGAGGAGGTGCAGGCGGTgcaggagcacctgggctaCCAAGGCAAGGACCTGCTGAGtgtgcagctggaggccaggaaGCCCAACTTCGAGGTGGGGTCCTcaagccagctccagctgccctttGCCAAGAaagcagctccctcaggtgagcagtgcctgggctgcctgcctctgggctgggcagcagagaaccacagcagcacagaagggcccaggctggaagggagctccagagctcctccagtccaaccccctgcacccagcagggacctccccatctggggcaggctgcccacagccctccccagcctcacctggaatgtctccagggctgggatcccaaccacctccctgggcagcctgctgcagtgttccagcaccctcagagtaaagaacttgctcctcacatccagtctcaatctgctctgctccagtctgaagccattgcccctgggcctggccctgcaggccttggggaacagtctctctgcatccctcttgtagctcccttcagctcctggcagcagctctgaggtctccctggagccttctcctccccaggctgaacacccccagctccctcagcctggcctcccagcagagctgctccaagcccctgagcattctcctggcctcctctggagcctctccctcagctccaggccctccctgtgctgagggctccagagctgcccccagcactgcaggggagggctgagcagggcagaggcagaatcccctctctggctctgctggcagtgctgctttggctgcagcccaggctgggatttgccttctgggctgcagtctccccctgcctgctcctgcccagcttctcatccatcccttggccagggaggcagctctgggctggggagtGCTGTGGTGCAAGCTGGGAATGAGGCTTTCTGAAGCTGCTGGAACTCCCCttgggagggagcaggcagggcacaggagtgacagctgctgcctctttgtTTTGGCTCCAGGAAAGCCCTCTGTggacccagctgctgccaggctgtggacTCTCTCTGCCAGTGAGATGAATGATGAGGAGATGGTATCTGGTGTTATTTGTGAGGCTTTGCTgtgcttccttccccttccttgctCCATTTCAGTCCTTGCCCCCAGGGAAGCTTTACAGCTTGTAAAAGGTCAAAGGAATTCCCCCAGGGCAAAatctctcctctgctgtgggaggccttgggagcccagaggggtggggagctgagggcctggagcaggacagctggaggggagggcacagctcagtgccagTGCCACAGatagcatttcacagaatcccagggctgggagggacccctggggatgatgcagggcagccccctgccagggcagggtcacccagaggaGGTGACCCAGGAGCAGGACCGAGCAGGTTTGGGATGggtccagagatggaggctccagcagctctctgggcagcctgccccagggctctgccacccttccatcccagcagttcctcctcctgctgaggtggaacttctgcccttcagctctgtgccccttgtgctgtccctgggcaccactgcagagagcctggtgccagcctcctgccagcccccctggcagtgttgctcagcactgctgagatccctctcaggctgctccttcccaggctcagagcctcaatgctctcagccttggctcccagcagagctcttccagtccccccagcagctttgcagcccttggcaaagggctgcaggttCCTCCCAGTGGCCACAACCTGTCCTGGGccgcagcaggcaggggcaggtggcagctctgctccctgggctctCTTCCAGGATCTTCTGGACTCTGATGAGCTGCTGGATGCAGAGGACTTGAAGAAGCCAGATCCATCAtccctcagagctgcctcctgcaaagagctgggcaaaaagAAAGCCTGCAAGAACTGGTCAGTGCTGGGAGGGGCACACCACAGCTCTTGGagtggctcagcttggaaggacctcagagctcatctgctccaacccctgccagaggcagggacccctccccccagcacagcttgcccaaggcctcacccagcctggccttaaacacccccaggcaggaggcagccacagcctccctgggcagcctgggccagagcctcagctccctcctgctgcacaacttcttcctcagctccactctgaccctgctctgcctcagctccaaacccttccccccccctggcctggctccagaccccctcagccaaagtctctctgcagcctccctgcaggtcctggcaggcagcacacagtTGGTGCTGCAGAGTCATttcccacccagccctcagcttcAGCACTTCTGTGCCAGCCATGGTGTGGAAGAGCTCAGTGTAGGGCCTGGGGTGAGCTGTGGTGTGAGAGGGGAGGGCTTGGTgcctgtgggcagggctgggcccgGTGCTGATGGCTCCCAGCCTGCGAGCAGCAAGGTGCAGCTGacttcctctgcttccctgcagcacctgtggcctggctgaagagctggagcaggagaagaggagctccCAGCCCAAGTCTGCCTGTGGAAATGTAAATACTCCTCCTGGTTTCTGTGCTTTGCAGGCCAGGATCTGTGCCTGGCAAGCTCTGTTCCCTaggggctgctccctgggctctccagcccaaccccctgccagggcagggcacccaggaacacagccagggggtttggaagtccccagagcaggaggctccacagcctctctgggcagcctgctccaggcctccagcagcctcacaccaaagaagcttctgttcatgctgaggtggagcctcctgggtgccagcttgtccctgttggtccctgccctgtccctgggcaccactctcaagggcctggcagctccttcttgccacccacccctcagatatttgtgggcattgctcagatccctctcagccttctctccagaccaaacaccccca encodes:
- the CIAPIN1 gene encoding anamorsin produces the protein MGEYGVVPGQRVAILWDSSSPVEALKALVDKVQAVVGAENKVCVENVNQLLQSRHGESSFDVVLSGLVPGGAAQHSAPLLAEVARVLRPGGRVLLREPVLAGAANNSSLKTAARLPTALTLSGLVEVKELQREALSPEEVQAVQEHLGYQGKDLLSVQLEARKPNFEVGSSSQLQLPFAKKAAPSGKPSVDPAAARLWTLSASEMNDEEMDLLDSDELLDAEDLKKPDPSSLRAASCKELGKKKACKNCTCGLAEELEQEKRSSQPKSACGNCYLGDAFRCASCPYLGMPAFKPGEKVLLQENQLHDA